A stretch of the Hippocampus zosterae strain Florida chromosome 18, ASM2543408v3, whole genome shotgun sequence genome encodes the following:
- the tbca gene encoding tubulin-specific chaperone A translates to MADPIIRQIKIKTGVLKRLAKEEASYRTEAKQQEEKIDQLKETGADAFLIKQHMASLQETIMMIPDTRRRMTIAHGDLSQLLEAEEELSESAEYQEAKSLLDSIKLEA, encoded by the exons ATGGCTGACCCAATAATACGGCAGATTAAGATCAAAACCGGCGTTCTGAAGCG TCTGGCCAAAGAGGAGGCGTCATACCGGACAGAGGCAAAGCAGCAGGAAGAGAAGATTGACCAACTGAAAGAGACCGGAGCCGACGCATTCCTCATCAAGCAGCAC ATGGCGAGCTTGCAGGAGACCATCATGATGATCCCGGACACCCGACGGCGCATGACCATCGCCCACGGCGACCTGTCACAGTTGCTG GAAGCGGAGGAGGAATTATCCGAGTCGGCCGAGTATCAGGAAGCCAAAAGCCTGTTGGACTCCATCAAGTTGGAGGCGTGA